In Methylobacterium aquaticum, the following are encoded in one genomic region:
- a CDS encoding DUF3108 domain-containing protein — translation MRSKALLSLAVTAGLALPAGEATPAQAARGRAPKAGETTVTVDYGITLAGVPIGTAQVIGATQGPRYTMDVSARLTGLVGAITGGYGSGRASGTVAARPVPAAFALASHSASASITVRMALARGNVVASDIAPPLVPDPERVTVSEVHKRGVIDPVSALMMPAQGRGDLTDPQNCNRTIPVFDGASRFNVVLTYAETRSIQKPGYAGPVLVCNARYQPIAGHRPDRPGVKFMEDNTEMSVWLAPVEGARVLLPLRIAVRTQIGLNIIEATRWSQNGGQGVPDTTVQAAAQSPEPPPADGR, via the coding sequence ATGCGTTCCAAGGCCCTCCTCTCGCTCGCCGTCACGGCGGGGCTCGCCCTTCCGGCCGGCGAGGCGACGCCGGCCCAGGCCGCGCGGGGCCGCGCGCCGAAGGCCGGCGAGACCACGGTCACGGTCGATTACGGCATCACGCTGGCCGGCGTGCCGATCGGGACCGCGCAGGTCATCGGCGCGACGCAGGGCCCGCGCTACACCATGGATGTCAGCGCCCGCCTCACCGGCCTCGTCGGGGCGATCACCGGCGGCTACGGCTCAGGGAGGGCGAGCGGCACGGTGGCGGCCCGGCCGGTGCCGGCGGCCTTCGCCCTCGCCTCCCACAGCGCCAGCGCCTCGATCACCGTGCGGATGGCGCTCGCCCGCGGCAACGTGGTCGCTTCCGACATCGCGCCGCCGCTCGTCCCCGATCCCGAGCGAGTCACGGTGAGCGAGGTCCACAAGCGCGGCGTCATCGATCCGGTGAGCGCCCTGATGATGCCCGCCCAAGGGCGCGGCGACCTCACCGATCCGCAGAACTGCAACCGCACCATCCCGGTCTTCGACGGCGCGAGCCGGTTCAACGTGGTGCTGACCTATGCCGAGACCCGCAGCATCCAGAAGCCCGGCTATGCCGGCCCGGTGCTGGTCTGCAACGCCCGCTACCAGCCGATCGCCGGCCACCGGCCGGACCGGCCGGGGGTGAAGTTCATGGAGGACAACACCGAGATGTCGGTGTGGCTCGCCCCCGTCGAGGGTGCGCGGGTGCTGCTGCCCCTGCGCATCGCCGTGCGCACCCAGATCGGCCTGAACATCATCGAGGCGACGCGGTGGTCCCAGAACGGCGGCCAGGGCGTTCCGGACACGACCGTGCAGGCGGCGGCGCAGAGCCCGGAGCCGCCCCCGGCGGACGGGCGCTAG
- the rpmB gene encoding 50S ribosomal protein L28, with protein MARRCELTGKGVLTGHLVSHSNHKTKRRFLPNLCNVTLLSDTLGRSVRLRISANALRSVEHRGGLDAFLVKAGETDLSQNARLLKREIEKKLAEAA; from the coding sequence ATGGCGCGTCGCTGCGAGCTCACCGGTAAGGGGGTGCTCACCGGCCACCTCGTGAGCCACTCGAACCACAAGACCAAGCGTCGGTTCCTGCCGAACCTGTGCAACGTCACCCTGCTGTCCGACACGCTCGGCCGCTCGGTGCGCCTGCGCATCTCGGCCAACGCCCTGCGCTCGGTCGAGCACCGCGGCGGCCTCGACGCGTTCCTGGTCAAGGCCGGCGAGACCGACCTGTCGCAGAACGCCCGCCTGCTGAAGCGCGAGATCGAGAAGAAGCTCGCCGAGGCGGCCTGA
- the cobT gene encoding cobaltochelatase subunit CobT has product MSISNRKPGEKRESVAEPLKRSVAGTLRAIARKAEIEVTFATDRPALTGDKARLPEPPRKLSPGDVAILRGHADSMALRLACHDNAVHRRLAPENAAARAVFDAVEQARVEAIGSRRMAGVAGNLTAMLEDRYHRGGKYEEITDRADAPMEDAVALMVRERLTGQAPPPAAQRIVGLWREFIEDRAGRNLDGLMGNLEDQRAFARSVRDLLSSLDMADEAPLDPDDEENDDENEAESDEQQAGEGEAEQQSQGDRAEMEVSDEASDEIEEGATEAADAPSGELPEDAEDADSEEASESWRPPGPRANEPRGPDYKVFSQKYDEVVHAEDLCDADELARLRSYLDKQLAHLQGVVGRLANRLQRRLLAQQNRAWEFDLEEGQLDPARLMRVVIDPFQPLSFKHEKDTNFRDTVVTLLLDNSGSMRGRPITVAATCADILARTLERCGVKVEILGFTTRAWKGGQSREAWLQSGKPPTPGRLNDLRHIVYKSADAPWRRARKNLGLMMREGLLKENIDGEALDWAHKRLLGRPEQRRILMVISDGAPVDDSTLSVNPGNYLERHLRYVIDEIETRSPVELLAIGIGHDVTRYYRRAVTIIDAEELGGVMTEKLAELFEEDAGPAPRRRMAAGGRR; this is encoded by the coding sequence ATGTCCATCTCCAACCGCAAGCCCGGCGAGAAGCGCGAGTCCGTCGCCGAGCCGCTGAAGCGCTCGGTGGCCGGGACGCTGCGGGCCATCGCCCGCAAGGCCGAGATCGAGGTCACCTTCGCGACCGACCGGCCGGCGCTGACCGGCGACAAGGCCCGGCTGCCCGAGCCGCCGCGCAAGCTCTCCCCCGGCGACGTCGCGATCCTGCGCGGCCACGCCGATTCGATGGCGCTTCGCCTCGCCTGCCACGACAACGCCGTCCACCGCCGCCTCGCCCCCGAGAACGCCGCCGCCCGCGCGGTCTTCGACGCGGTCGAGCAGGCCCGGGTCGAGGCGATCGGCTCGCGCCGCATGGCGGGCGTGGCCGGCAACCTCACGGCGATGCTGGAGGACCGCTACCATCGGGGCGGCAAGTACGAGGAGATCACCGACCGGGCCGACGCGCCGATGGAGGATGCGGTCGCCCTGATGGTGCGCGAGCGCCTGACCGGCCAGGCCCCGCCCCCGGCCGCGCAGCGCATCGTCGGGCTGTGGCGCGAGTTCATCGAGGATCGCGCCGGGCGCAACCTCGACGGGCTGATGGGCAACCTCGAGGACCAGCGCGCCTTCGCCCGCTCGGTGCGCGACCTGCTCTCCTCCCTCGACATGGCGGACGAGGCCCCCCTCGATCCCGACGACGAGGAGAACGACGACGAGAACGAGGCCGAATCCGACGAGCAGCAGGCCGGCGAGGGCGAGGCCGAGCAGCAGAGCCAGGGCGACCGGGCCGAGATGGAGGTCTCGGACGAGGCCTCCGACGAGATCGAGGAAGGTGCCACCGAGGCCGCCGACGCGCCGTCCGGCGAGTTGCCGGAGGATGCCGAGGACGCCGACTCCGAAGAGGCCTCCGAATCGTGGCGCCCGCCGGGCCCGCGGGCCAACGAGCCGCGCGGCCCGGACTACAAGGTGTTTTCCCAGAAATACGACGAGGTCGTCCACGCCGAGGACCTGTGCGACGCCGACGAGCTGGCGCGCCTGCGCTCCTACCTCGACAAGCAGCTCGCCCATCTCCAGGGCGTGGTCGGGCGCCTCGCCAACCGTCTCCAGCGGCGTCTCCTGGCGCAGCAGAACCGCGCTTGGGAATTCGACCTCGAGGAAGGCCAGCTCGATCCGGCCCGCCTGATGCGCGTCGTGATCGACCCGTTCCAACCGCTCTCGTTCAAGCACGAGAAGGACACCAACTTCCGCGATACGGTCGTCACCCTGCTGCTCGACAATTCGGGCTCGATGCGCGGCCGGCCGATCACCGTGGCGGCCACCTGCGCCGACATCCTGGCCCGCACGCTGGAGCGCTGCGGCGTCAAGGTCGAAATCCTGGGCTTCACGACGCGGGCCTGGAAGGGCGGCCAGTCGCGCGAGGCCTGGCTGCAATCGGGCAAGCCGCCGACCCCGGGGCGGCTCAACGACCTGCGCCACATCGTCTACAAGTCGGCGGACGCGCCGTGGCGCCGGGCGCGCAAGAATCTCGGCCTGATGATGCGCGAGGGCCTGCTCAAGGAGAACATCGACGGCGAGGCCCTGGACTGGGCCCACAAGCGCCTGCTCGGCCGGCCCGAGCAGCGCCGCATCCTGATGGTGATCTCCGACGGCGCCCCGGTCGACGATTCGACCCTCTCGGTCAATCCGGGCAACTACCTGGAGCGCCACCTGCGCTACGTCATCGACGAGATCGAAACCCGCTCCCCGGTGGAGCTGCTCGCCATCGGCATCGGCCACGACGTGACCCGCTACTACCGCCGGGCCGTGACCATCATCGATGCCGAGGAACTCGGCGGCGTGATGACCGAGAAGCTGGCCGAGCTGTTCGAGGAGGATGCCGGTCCCGCGCCGAGGCGCCGGATGGCGGCGGGCGGGCGGCGATAG
- a CDS encoding DUF29 domain-containing protein, with protein sequence MDDPTLDHRRDGTDAVEGRASYERDYFSWVQEQVALIRARRFDEVDAEHVAEELEDLGKSQLSRLHSTLRVLVMHMLKWDQQPEHRTASWIFSIAEQRRRYRRLLRDNPGLKPHREATLADAYEEARLWAADETHLEPDDFPKACPYTWDDLLDRPFDFDSLKK encoded by the coding sequence ATGGATGACCCGACCCTCGATCACCGGCGCGACGGCACCGACGCGGTCGAGGGCCGGGCGTCCTACGAGCGGGACTATTTCTCCTGGGTGCAGGAGCAGGTGGCGCTGATTCGGGCGCGCCGCTTCGACGAGGTCGACGCGGAGCACGTAGCCGAGGAGCTGGAGGATTTGGGCAAGAGCCAGCTCTCCCGGCTCCACAGCACCTTGCGCGTCCTCGTGATGCACATGCTGAAGTGGGACCAGCAGCCCGAGCACCGGACGGCAAGCTGGATTTTCTCGATCGCCGAGCAGCGGCGGCGCTATCGTCGGTTGCTGCGCGACAATCCCGGCCTCAAGCCGCACCGGGAAGCGACGCTCGCCGATGCCTATGAGGAAGCCCGACTATGGGCCGCGGATGAGACCCATCTCGAACCCGACGACTTCCCGAAGGCCTGCCCCTACACCTGGGACGATCTCCTGGACCGTCCCTTCGACTTCGACTCGCTGAAGAAGTAG
- the cobS gene encoding cobaltochelatase subunit CobS, with product MLAEKTPPALPDTTVSVRKVFGIDSNLEVPAFSATDEHVPDLDPDYLFDRETTLAILAGFARNRRVMITGYHGTGKSTHVEQVAARLNWPCVRINLDSHVSRIDLVGKDAIVLQEGKQVTAFQDGILPWALQNNVALVFDEYDAGRPDVMFVIQRVLEVSGRLTLLDQKRVIRPHPGFRLFATANTVGLGDTSGLYHGTQQINQGQMDRWSIVTTLNYLPHDREVDIVLSKAPHYRGEGGRDIVNKMVRVADLTRNAFINGDLSTVMSPRTVITWAENADIFNDIGFAFRVTFLNKCDELERALVAEFYQRSFGKELPESAVNVALS from the coding sequence ATGCTTGCTGAGAAGACGCCACCCGCTCTCCCGGACACGACCGTCTCGGTGCGCAAGGTGTTCGGGATCGATTCGAACCTCGAGGTGCCGGCCTTCTCGGCCACCGACGAGCACGTGCCGGATCTCGATCCCGACTACCTGTTCGACCGCGAGACCACGCTGGCGATCCTCGCGGGCTTCGCCCGCAACCGCCGGGTGATGATCACCGGCTATCACGGCACCGGCAAGTCGACCCACGTGGAGCAGGTCGCCGCGCGGCTGAACTGGCCCTGCGTGCGCATCAACCTCGACAGCCACGTCTCGCGCATCGACCTCGTCGGCAAGGACGCGATCGTGCTCCAGGAGGGCAAGCAGGTCACCGCCTTCCAGGACGGCATCCTGCCCTGGGCGCTGCAGAACAACGTCGCGCTGGTCTTCGACGAGTACGATGCCGGCCGGCCGGACGTGATGTTCGTGATCCAGCGCGTGCTCGAAGTGTCGGGCCGCCTGACGCTCCTCGACCAGAAGCGGGTGATCCGCCCGCATCCCGGCTTCCGCCTGTTCGCCACCGCCAACACGGTCGGCCTCGGCGACACGTCGGGCCTGTATCACGGCACCCAGCAGATCAACCAGGGCCAGATGGACCGCTGGTCGATCGTCACCACGCTCAACTACCTGCCGCACGACCGCGAGGTCGACATCGTGCTGTCCAAGGCGCCGCATTACCGCGGCGAGGGCGGGCGCGACATCGTCAACAAGATGGTGCGCGTCGCCGACCTCACCCGCAACGCCTTCATCAACGGCGACCTGTCGACCGTGATGAGCCCGCGCACGGTGATCACCTGGGCCGAGAATGCCGACATCTTCAACGATATCGGCTTCGCCTTCCGGGTGACCTTCCTCAACAAGTGCGACGAGCTGGAGCGCGCGCTGGTGGCCGAGTTCTACCAGCGCTCCTTCGGCAAGGAGCTGCCCGAGAGCGCGGTGAACGTCGCACTGAGCTGA
- a CDS encoding J domain-containing protein encodes MDLNSPLFDRIRIRPSCDEPKKAEGPACDRPGCTQPGLHKAPKGRKQEGQYWRFCMQHVREYNASYNYFDGMNDAAVQAYQKDAVIGHRPTWAMGVNPGGKTGPKPDAAPRDWDYVDPLGILRGEGAGPAASRRARAEPPPPRYSAPVRKALDVLGLDEGADQAAIKAQYKALVKRFHPDANGGDRSFEDRLRDIIKAHDTLRGAGLC; translated from the coding sequence ATGGATCTGAACTCGCCCCTGTTCGACCGCATCCGCATCCGGCCCTCGTGCGACGAGCCGAAGAAGGCCGAGGGTCCGGCCTGCGACCGGCCGGGCTGCACCCAGCCCGGGCTGCACAAGGCGCCCAAGGGGCGCAAGCAGGAGGGCCAGTACTGGCGCTTCTGCATGCAACACGTGCGCGAGTATAACGCCTCGTACAATTACTTCGACGGGATGAACGACGCCGCCGTCCAGGCCTACCAGAAGGACGCGGTGATCGGGCATCGCCCGACCTGGGCGATGGGCGTCAATCCCGGCGGGAAAACCGGCCCGAAGCCCGACGCGGCCCCGCGCGACTGGGACTACGTCGACCCGCTCGGCATCCTGCGCGGCGAGGGCGCCGGCCCGGCCGCGTCGCGCCGCGCCCGGGCGGAGCCGCCGCCGCCGCGCTACTCGGCCCCGGTACGCAAGGCGCTCGACGTGCTCGGCCTCGACGAGGGCGCCGACCAGGCCGCCATCAAGGCCCAGTACAAGGCGCTGGTGAAGCGCTTCCACCCCGATGCCAATGGCGGCGACCGCTCGTTCGAGGATCGCCTGCGCGACATCATCAAGGCCCACGACACCCTGCGGGGCGCCGGCCTGTGCTGA
- a CDS encoding BolA family protein, which yields MSLGDWIRTTLEERLAPTALSVVDESHQHAGHSGWREGGETHFRLDVVSAAFEGKSRVERHRMVNALLDDAFKRGLHALALRARTPGEAG from the coding sequence ATGAGTCTGGGCGACTGGATCAGGACGACGCTGGAGGAGCGCCTGGCGCCGACGGCGCTGAGCGTCGTCGACGAGTCACACCAGCATGCCGGTCATTCCGGCTGGCGCGAAGGGGGGGAAACTCACTTCCGTCTCGATGTGGTGTCGGCGGCCTTCGAGGGAAAGAGCCGGGTGGAGCGTCACCGCATGGTGAATGCGCTCCTCGACGACGCGTTCAAGCGCGGCCTGCACGCCCTGGCGCTGCGGGCGCGGACGCCGGGGGAGGCGGGGTAG